The following proteins are co-located in the Paenibacillus sp. FSL H8-0079 genome:
- a CDS encoding toll/interleukin-1 receptor domain-containing protein produces the protein MPSIFLSHTSIDKPFVEKLARDLKRIGVNVWFDKWEIKIGDSITWKIEEGIRENEFLGIVLSPEALNSEWVKSELGAAWVKQMQTKKVFVLPIFYRECQIPYFLSDRRFADFRSDYESGFSELATIFGIEETEAITQDNWRKFVKNKKVNWKKYKIKEFEQLVTTLVDRAYDYKWSAWVGGTANEYSITFYCSIKKENAYLSKSISIKLVGESNAYMASFKNESNPNNIKVSDFDTYIGNSVDACDEYVWRFIDDINSENGTPTGKPYYHTERFSRGNEIHEAAKEIINKFNWYKGDKL, from the coding sequence ATGCCTAGTATATTTCTTAGTCATACAAGTATTGACAAGCCATTTGTAGAAAAACTCGCAAGAGATTTAAAAAGAATAGGTGTTAATGTTTGGTTTGATAAGTGGGAAATAAAAATCGGTGATTCTATTACATGGAAAATTGAAGAGGGAATTAGAGAAAACGAATTTCTAGGGATAGTATTATCACCAGAAGCGCTAAATTCAGAGTGGGTTAAGAGTGAGCTAGGGGCTGCATGGGTAAAGCAAATGCAAACCAAAAAAGTTTTTGTTTTGCCGATTTTTTATAGAGAATGTCAGATACCATATTTTTTATCAGATCGCAGATTTGCAGATTTTAGAAGTGATTATGAAAGTGGTTTTAGTGAATTAGCTACTATATTTGGCATTGAAGAAACAGAAGCAATAACACAAGATAATTGGAGAAAGTTTGTCAAAAACAAGAAAGTTAATTGGAAAAAATATAAAATTAAAGAATTTGAACAATTAGTAACAACATTAGTTGATAGAGCGTATGATTACAAATGGTCTGCTTGGGTTGGTGGTACTGCCAATGAATACTCCATAACTTTTTATTGCTCTATTAAAAAGGAGAATGCGTATTTAAGCAAATCTATCTCAATTAAGTTAGTTGGAGAAAGTAATGCTTATATGGCAAGTTTTAAGAATGAATCAAATCCTAATAACATTAAAGTAAGTGATTTCGATACATACATTGGCAACTCGGTTGACGCATGTGATGAGTACGTATGGAGATTTATAGATGACATTAATTCGGAAAATGGTACTCCAACCGGTAAGCCATACTATCATACTGAACGATTTTCAAGAGGTAATGAAATCCATGAAGCAGCAAAAGAGATCATTAATAAGTTTAATTGGTACAAAGGAGATAAGTTGTAA
- a CDS encoding IS30 family transposase produces MSYRHLSIIERSKLEVLHRQGRSSRAIAKELGRHPSTICRELDRVTSSHPYQAEQAQHAYEERRKASVSPGSWSDALAASLEEKLEATWSPEQITERFRIEGRHAVSFKTIYRWIYAGRLVRGILQVLRHKGKRQKPAETRGKFAIGRTISDRPKEVRSRETFGHWELDTVVSGRGRSKGCVATLIERKTRLYTAVLMPDRTALSMEIALGVAISQYPTGTFLTATADRGKEFACYAHLEATHNLHVYFADPYSSWQRGSNENANGLLREFFPKGTDLARVYDDDLAHSLDLINHRPRKCLGWKTAHESFAEELSHLV; encoded by the coding sequence ATGAGCTACAGACATCTTAGCATAATTGAACGTAGCAAGCTAGAAGTCCTCCACAGACAAGGTAGAAGCTCAAGAGCCATTGCGAAAGAACTGGGTAGGCATCCATCGACGATTTGTCGTGAGTTAGATCGGGTGACTTCATCACATCCGTATCAGGCAGAACAAGCTCAGCATGCTTATGAGGAGCGTCGTAAGGCTTCGGTCTCTCCAGGGAGTTGGTCCGATGCCTTGGCTGCTTCACTGGAGGAAAAATTGGAGGCAACGTGGTCTCCCGAACAAATCACCGAACGTTTCCGTATCGAAGGGCGGCATGCAGTCTCTTTCAAAACCATCTATCGCTGGATCTATGCAGGGCGTCTGGTTCGAGGCATATTACAGGTTCTTCGGCATAAGGGGAAGCGTCAGAAACCCGCAGAAACGCGCGGCAAATTCGCCATTGGAAGGACGATTTCAGATCGCCCAAAAGAAGTCCGTTCCCGTGAAACATTTGGGCACTGGGAGTTGGATACCGTTGTATCGGGTCGTGGGAGAAGTAAAGGCTGCGTAGCGACGTTGATTGAACGCAAGACACGTCTATATACCGCTGTTCTCATGCCTGATCGCACCGCTTTGTCGATGGAGATTGCGCTCGGTGTAGCGATCTCACAGTATCCCACGGGAACCTTCCTCACAGCCACGGCTGACCGAGGCAAGGAGTTTGCATGCTATGCCCATCTGGAAGCCACCCATAACCTACACGTTTATTTTGCCGATCCGTATTCATCCTGGCAACGCGGTTCCAACGAGAATGCGAATGGATTACTTCGAGAGTTTTTCCCTAAAGGTACCGATCTCGCGAGGGTATATGATGATGATCTCGCTCATTCACTCGACCTAATAAATCACAGACCACGAAAATGCTTGGGTTGGAAGACCGCTCACGAATCTTTCGCAGAAGAACTGTCGCACTTGGTTTGA
- a CDS encoding ferritin-like domain-containing protein — protein sequence MNITFSKWVQYYRRNNQNLKYIHWDDNYKLTTIEREIIIKSIQQFQLGENSEGKHLIKRAQEYVHQTQDQDYYEALIEFIKEEQRHARDLGRFMKVQGIPLLRRHWVDNVFRRLRRYASLEQSVIVLLTAEIIAKLYYRALQKSTKSEVLIDLCNQILSDEEKHVQFQSETLHKFAQNRNVLFNRIVYILRRILFEGTLIIVWYQHKPVFKAGGYKLKSYYYECRHEFNLTKKIITNSQ from the coding sequence ATGAATATCACTTTCTCGAAATGGGTGCAATATTATCGAAGAAATAATCAAAACCTCAAATATATTCATTGGGATGACAACTACAAATTAACAACTATTGAAAGAGAAATAATCATTAAGTCAATTCAACAGTTTCAATTAGGAGAAAACTCTGAAGGTAAACATCTAATTAAACGTGCGCAAGAATATGTACATCAGACACAAGATCAGGATTACTATGAAGCGCTTATAGAATTCATTAAAGAAGAACAGAGGCACGCTAGAGATCTAGGCAGATTTATGAAGGTACAGGGAATCCCACTCCTTCGTAGACATTGGGTGGACAATGTGTTTAGAAGATTACGTCGATATGCGAGTCTAGAACAATCAGTCATTGTTCTATTAACTGCTGAGATCATTGCTAAGTTGTACTATAGAGCCTTGCAAAAATCTACAAAGTCAGAAGTATTAATAGATTTATGTAATCAGATTTTAAGTGATGAGGAGAAACATGTTCAGTTTCAATCCGAAACACTTCATAAATTTGCTCAAAATAGAAACGTTCTCTTTAACAGAATAGTTTATATCCTTCGTAGAATCCTTTTTGAAGGAACGCTAATTATAGTATGGTATCAACATAAGCCTGTATTTAAAGCTGGGGGATATAAACTCAAAAGTTATTACTATGAATGCCGTCATGAGTTTAACTTAACAAAGAAGATTATAACTAATTCACAGTAG
- a CDS encoding nucleotidyltransferase domain-containing protein — protein MILEKVINRIAIQSEYKDLVDKYIDHILNEFKGKIHSIYMCGSIPKGTAKPYKSDADFTIVCANPEDIDYERLSMIKDRLLEEYPFVTKMDTIICSIDDVLSRPNDWGFWIKIICVCIHGEDIGEKVPPIIISPEFILDLNTDTKEEVDRVHRSLSNVSDHSMKTRYIKGYSKRLIRALYSLVLEDTGVWEDEIIKMKNAILNYCEINSALVEYLYACYLDSNVLVEEFLEIADEVYRYFENALNTMAASRNSLAKNTLTILMTRRSE, from the coding sequence ATGATATTAGAAAAAGTTATAAATAGAATTGCAATACAAAGTGAATATAAGGATTTGGTTGATAAGTATATAGATCATATACTTAACGAATTTAAAGGTAAGATTCATAGTATTTATATGTGTGGCTCGATTCCAAAAGGAACAGCTAAACCTTATAAGTCAGATGCAGACTTTACTATTGTATGTGCAAATCCCGAAGATATTGATTACGAAAGATTGTCAATGATTAAAGACAGGCTTTTGGAAGAATATCCATTCGTCACTAAGATGGATACGATCATTTGCTCGATTGATGATGTATTAAGTAGACCGAATGATTGGGGTTTTTGGATTAAGATCATTTGTGTTTGCATACATGGGGAGGACATTGGTGAAAAGGTACCCCCGATCATAATTTCTCCAGAATTCATTTTAGACTTAAATACAGATACCAAGGAGGAAGTAGATCGTGTACATCGTTCACTTTCTAATGTTAGTGATCACTCAATGAAAACTAGATATATTAAAGGTTACTCTAAGAGATTAATTCGTGCATTGTACTCTTTGGTTTTAGAAGATACAGGGGTATGGGAAGATGAAATCATTAAGATGAAGAATGCCATATTAAACTATTGTGAGATTAACTCCGCTTTAGTTGAGTATCTATATGCTTGTTACTTGGATAGTAATGTACTTGTTGAAGAGTTTCTGGAAATTGCAGATGAAGTATATCGCTATTTTGAGAACGCTTTAAATACAATGGCTGCTTCCAGAAATTCATTGGCTAAAAATACATTGACGATACTGATGACTCGGAGAAGCGAGTGA
- a CDS encoding NUDIX domain-containing protein gives MIRNTVRALIIQNDNLLLIKKRRANIGIYYVLPGGAQEENETLEQALSRECMEELGIEISSSGLVCVREYISPFTG, from the coding sequence ATGATTCGAAATACAGTACGAGCATTGATTATCCAGAATGACAATCTTTTATTAATAAAGAAAAGAAGAGCAAATATAGGTATTTATTATGTACTGCCTGGAGGAGCTCAAGAAGAGAACGAAACATTGGAACAGGCTTTAAGTCGCGAGTGTATGGAAGAGCTGGGTATTGAAATATCGAGTAGTGGGTTAGTTTGTGTAAGAGAATACATATCGCCCTTCACTGGCTAA
- a CDS encoding Gfo/Idh/MocA family oxidoreductase, translating into MAKDGMFYAPKSVTKEVVCGPGEFTIAAVALDHGHIYGMVGGLLEAGATLKWVYDPDPAKVEAFRKQFPQAQVAGSEAEVLADDEVLLVASAAITSDRAPLGMRVLAAGKDYFTDKAPFTTLEQLKLAREEVKRTGKKYMVYYSERLHVESAIYAGQLIEQGAIGKVVQVMGTGPHRLNAGGRPDWFFKHEQYGGILCDIGSHQIEQFLTFASCTDAEVGFSRVHNFNHPQFPELEDFGEASLIGDNGASGYFRVDWFTPDGLGTWGDGRTVILGTDGYIELRKYIDVAREPEGDQVYLVNHEGEFRYSVKGKIGYPFFGQLIRDCLDRTETAMTQEHAFKAAELCLIAQHKAMSERVVWSSGAK; encoded by the coding sequence ATGGCTAAAGATGGCATGTTTTATGCGCCAAAGAGCGTCACAAAAGAGGTGGTATGTGGTCCGGGTGAGTTCACCATTGCGGCTGTAGCCTTGGATCATGGGCACATCTACGGCATGGTTGGCGGACTGTTGGAGGCCGGGGCTACCCTCAAATGGGTATATGATCCGGACCCGGCGAAGGTGGAGGCATTTCGGAAGCAGTTCCCACAGGCTCAAGTTGCTGGATCTGAAGCAGAGGTGCTTGCAGATGATGAGGTGTTATTGGTGGCAAGTGCAGCGATCACTTCAGATCGTGCGCCGCTTGGTATGAGAGTTCTGGCCGCAGGCAAGGATTATTTTACAGACAAAGCCCCATTTACCACGCTGGAGCAATTAAAGCTTGCACGAGAAGAAGTGAAGCGAACAGGCAAAAAGTACATGGTGTATTACAGTGAACGACTGCATGTAGAAAGTGCAATCTATGCGGGGCAGCTCATTGAACAGGGAGCAATCGGCAAAGTAGTGCAAGTTATGGGCACAGGCCCGCATCGCTTAAATGCCGGAGGAAGACCCGACTGGTTCTTCAAGCATGAGCAGTATGGCGGCATTCTCTGTGATATCGGGAGTCACCAGATCGAACAATTTCTGACGTTTGCATCATGTACGGACGCTGAGGTAGGGTTCAGTCGTGTACATAACTTCAATCACCCACAGTTCCCGGAATTGGAAGACTTCGGCGAAGCTTCTCTGATTGGTGATAACGGTGCATCCGGTTACTTCCGAGTGGACTGGTTCACACCGGATGGTCTGGGCACATGGGGCGATGGGCGTACAGTTATTCTGGGAACGGACGGTTATATTGAACTGCGGAAGTACATCGATGTAGCGAGAGAACCGGAAGGTGATCAGGTCTATCTGGTAAACCATGAAGGCGAGTTTCGCTACAGCGTGAAGGGCAAGATCGGTTATCCGTTCTTTGGTCAACTGATTCGCGATTGTCTGGATCGCACCGAGACAGCCATGACACAAGAACATGCATTCAAAGCGGCAGAACTCTGTCTGATTGCACAGCACAAAGCCATGAGTGAGCGCGTGGTGTGGAGTAGCGGAGCGAAGTAA
- a CDS encoding Type 1 glutamine amidotransferase-like domain-containing protein, producing MSRLLLTSCGFYTEDIKNQFLDLIDRDISQLKVSIITTGSPMKENNRYAQRALQEFKDMGFHDIKFVDIEFDDPEILLHRDVIYINGGNSFTLLYYAKKKWC from the coding sequence ATGAGTAGATTGTTACTAACCTCTTGTGGTTTTTATACTGAAGATATTAAAAATCAATTTCTGGATCTTATTGATAGAGATATTTCTCAATTAAAGGTCTCTATTATTACAACAGGATCCCCGATGAAAGAAAATAATAGATATGCACAAAGGGCATTGCAAGAGTTCAAGGACATGGGGTTTCATGATATTAAGTTTGTAGATATAGAATTTGATGACCCGGAAATTCTCTTACATAGAGATGTTATATATATCAATGGTGGAAATTCATTTACATTATTGTATTACGCTAAGAAAAAGTGGTGCTGA
- a CDS encoding HAD hydrolase-like protein: MLEAVIFDMDGTLFQTNKILELSLEETFSILRSRNEWSSETPTQKYREIMGVPLPVVWETLLPNHSNEIRRMVDEIFLEKLIANINYGKGAIYPHVKEVFDFLKQEGCLIFIASNGLIEYLNAIVNCYKLNNWVTETFSIQQIETQNKDDLVRYILMKYHINNAAVVGDRISDINAAKNNGLKAFGCRFDFAQEWELKQADCIIDDLLELKKYI, encoded by the coding sequence ATGCTGGAAGCGGTTATTTTCGATATGGATGGTACACTATTTCAAACAAACAAAATCTTAGAGTTATCGTTAGAAGAAACGTTTTCTATCTTGAGGTCTCGTAATGAATGGTCGAGTGAAACTCCAACTCAAAAATATCGTGAAATTATGGGAGTTCCTCTACCAGTAGTTTGGGAAACGTTACTACCGAACCATTCAAACGAAATCAGACGAATGGTAGACGAAATCTTCTTGGAGAAGTTAATTGCAAATATTAATTATGGCAAAGGTGCAATTTATCCGCATGTCAAAGAAGTTTTTGATTTTTTAAAACAGGAAGGCTGCTTAATTTTTATAGCAAGTAATGGACTAATCGAATACCTCAATGCTATCGTTAACTGTTACAAGTTAAATAATTGGGTGACAGAAACCTTTAGCATCCAACAAATAGAGACTCAGAATAAGGATGACTTAGTTAGATATATTCTTATGAAATATCACATCAACAATGCTGCTGTAGTTGGCGACAGGATCTCTGATATCAATGCAGCAAAAAACAATGGATTGAAGGCTTTCGGTTGTCGATTTGACTTTGCCCAAGAATGGGAGCTTAAACAAGCGGATTGTATTATTGATGATTTACTTGAATTGAAAAAATATATTTAA
- a CDS encoding Type 1 glutamine amidotransferase-like domain-containing protein, translating to MVEIHLHYCITLRKSGADEIIKTLAAQNVIIVGVSAGTLLLGPNINIVDFFTPQMNTMDLTDFKALGVTDKLIFPHYDREDIFKDSTNKTIEERIVEFDAMRTVR from the coding sequence ATGGTGGAAATTCATTTACATTATTGTATTACGCTAAGAAAAAGTGGTGCTGATGAAATTATTAAAACACTGGCCGCACAGAATGTAATTATAGTTGGAGTAAGTGCTGGAACGTTATTACTGGGGCCGAATATTAACATTGTCGATTTCTTTACTCCACAGATGAACACAATGGATTTAACGGATTTTAAGGCATTAGGTGTAACCGACAAGCTTATTTTTCCTCACTATGATCGAGAGGACATATTTAAAGATAGTACTAATAAAACAATTGAAGAGAGAATAGTAGAATTTGATGCAATGAGAACTGTAAGGTGA
- a CDS encoding DUF4259 domain-containing protein, whose amino-acid sequence MGAWGTGIFENDDVLDWKADLLDSDDIELIEETIEEVLEEDYIESDLASNALGAIEILVALQGNPGKEILNNQSNTEDLYDWIDKHKGKGKKLISKAKRAVKKIKKDSELKELWEESEEYPIWLNTINDLENRL is encoded by the coding sequence ATGGGAGCATGGGGAACTGGAATTTTCGAGAACGATGATGTATTAGATTGGAAGGCAGATTTACTTGATTCTGATGACATCGAATTAATTGAAGAGACGATTGAAGAAGTATTAGAAGAAGATTATATTGAGTCAGATTTAGCTTCCAATGCTTTAGGCGCAATTGAGATCCTTGTAGCATTACAAGGTAATCCTGGGAAAGAAATATTGAATAATCAAAGTAATACAGAGGATCTATATGACTGGATCGATAAACATAAAGGTAAAGGAAAAAAACTCATTTCAAAAGCTAAACGAGCAGTTAAGAAAATTAAGAAAGATTCAGAACTAAAAGAGCTATGGGAAGAATCAGAAGAATACCCAATCTGGTTAAATACAATAAATGACTTAGAAAATCGATTGTAA
- a CDS encoding DUF4304 domain-containing protein → MNTKDFRKLIRVYFAPKLHEVGFMGTDHHFVKTTDHHFIYTLVIQADKSGGSCVMEMGVHLDFLPNSIGEFKSSNEITTYDCEFRKRLNKNPNWFKRFFSVERERWFQYGETDDDAIVTINEMKQLFLDQGMSYYSQFNDFPRMITSISLAEIISGSKKIENFGAPLDLRLVLLIARTHKFLGNDRDAKEYAQWGLNNIGKATGLIKDFEGIVRGSL, encoded by the coding sequence GTGAATACTAAAGATTTTAGAAAGCTAATCAGGGTGTATTTTGCTCCAAAACTACATGAGGTTGGGTTTATGGGAACCGATCATCATTTTGTTAAGACAACTGATCATCACTTTATTTATACTCTGGTGATTCAGGCAGATAAATCCGGTGGATCTTGTGTTATGGAGATGGGGGTGCATCTAGATTTCCTCCCTAATTCTATTGGTGAATTTAAGTCTTCAAATGAAATCACGACCTATGATTGTGAATTCAGAAAACGTCTTAATAAAAATCCAAATTGGTTTAAGAGATTTTTTTCAGTGGAACGTGAAAGATGGTTTCAATACGGAGAAACAGACGATGATGCAATAGTTACTATAAATGAGATGAAACAGTTATTTTTGGATCAAGGAATGAGTTATTATTCTCAATTCAATGATTTCCCTAGGATGATTACATCAATTTCATTAGCCGAGATAATATCTGGATCTAAGAAAATTGAAAATTTTGGAGCTCCACTTGATTTAAGGTTGGTTTTGTTAATTGCACGAACGCATAAATTTCTAGGTAATGATAGGGACGCGAAAGAATATGCTCAATGGGGATTAAATAATATTGGGAAAGCAACAGGACTCATTAAGGACTTTGAGGGCATAGTTCGAGGGAGTTTGTGA